The genomic region ACCGGGGAGACCATCTGCACTGCCGCTGTCGTCCAGCCGGCGGGACTCGTGGATCCCGACTAGCACGCCCACCAGCCATCGCCGAtgcacctccaccaccaccagccATGGCCACGGTAGGAGCGGACGCCTGCAGCCCGCGCCACCTGGGCCCAGATCCGGACGTCCGTCGCCACCGGAGCCCATCGCGCACCACTGTTCGTGCGGCCCCTTCACGTCGCTGCCAGCTGCTACCGCCGCGCCGACACGCCCCGAGCAAACGTTGTGCCCCGCCTGACCCTGATGGGACCGAGCGGGGGAAGGAAAGCGCCCCGCCGCTGCCCGCCAGTACGTCaaggtggcggcgaggggaggaggtTAGGAGAAGGGGAGGCTCGAAGTGGTGTTAGCGTCGCGTGAGGGAGGGAGGGGAGGCGCGATCATTATCCGGAAATTCACTATGAGAGGATTTTTGTGGATGTAGGGCGGCACATTTTGCGGAACCACAGAAGGAATATAGCCTGTAAACAGTGAAGCGGTGTCAGTTCATGCTACTGAAACATGCAAAGTACAATCTTCTAGCGGTCGACAATCTTCAACGGCGTGGGttggccccttgtggttcggctcAAAAGAAAGCGATCTTCAGTATTATGGAATCGTGTGCGTGCATGGACAGCTGCTAACTTCCCTATCCCAGCCGCTCAGCATCAGACTTCTGAGGTTAGGAAGAGGGCACCACAAAAAGCCTGAGCAAACTTGTTCATGGCGAGTTTGCACCAACCAGAATGTGTGTTTGAATTGACCCGGAAAGATATGAGTGTCTGGAGTGCAGACAGCGCGCTACTGGAATTTTCACGTACGCCGGGTGTAATGCTCTTCGCCGAGTGCTAAAACACGGACACGCCGTACGCGGTATCTCTTTTAGTTTTTAGGTCTTCTTCAGTCTTTTTCAGCAACCATGTCACCTAAGTCACACACAAAAAATTCGTGAGGACGAACAAGAGGTACGGGGATCAAATGAGCTCATGTTCATTGTTCCACAGGAAATCATTCCAATGGAAACATATAGGATAAGAAGAACGTAGATCATTCCACAATGCTACATATCATTGGAAGCAAACAAATTCCGTGTTCATCATCCCAGTTATTATAAACCATAGGGAAAAAGCAAATCCAGTGTTCATCATCCCGAGTAGTACACTAGTACTACAAATCAGATGAAACAATATTACAAGCCAGGATAATTATGTGCGGGCCACTTATATCTCGTTACAAACACGCATAAGCGACTCTATCCAATTCAAGTCTAAAAAAATAAACAAGTATCTAATCCAAGtctcgaaaaataaaaataaaagtataGCGTCCCCCGTAGCCGCCCTAAAACTAAGGAGCAATTTGATAAAATAGCACACCTTTCCTCGTACATTGATAAAATAGCACACCTTTCTTTTTATTAGATTAAATGACACACTTTTCCTTCAGGGTTAGATAAAATGGCACAAACTGACTTTTTTTCACAATTTCCACGTCAGGACCTACACGTTATATTATTTTGGACGATTTTACACTTTGGACTGGTTCGATCGAGAGAGGAGACGAGACGATCCAGAGGATGAGAGAACACCGGAACAGAGGAACGACGGAACCATCCACGATCTCGCCGTGATTCGTCCCCGAGCCGCCCTGTCCGCCACCTTACCGCGCGCCGCGGCCGCCGTACGCGCTGCGGGCTGCGGCTGCTTCATCGCAATGCGGGAGAAGAAGGGCGCCGCCACTTGAAGTCCCCCTGCAGCACGTGGCAGTGCAGGCCGGTCGCTCGCCGTAGCGTACGTTCGTTTGCTGGCTGTAGGTGCTTGCTCCTGTAGAAGCCTGTAGGTGGCTGCTGACTGGTATAGTTGTTTGCTTTAGCAGGGAAGTAGAGCTGAACAAGTGAAAGGCATCAGTAAATGAATAAACAATCGTACAAACATAcatgtacgcagagaaaatatgaTACAGTACAAGAGAAAAGCATCAGTAAAAAAACCGTAGCTAGCATAAGTCAGTGTCTTTTTTTTTTGAGCATAAGTCAGTGTCTTCATCCATCAAATATTACTCGAAGATTACAagatgaggcggcggcggcggaacgggTGGAGCGACAGGAGACGGGAAGAAACGGGACGAAGCGCCGGGAGATAAGGGGAGCACGTAATTGGCagggccggcgaggcggcgatCCATCTTCCTCGCTGCGTTTCTTTTCGCTCTGTTTCGAAACAGAGGTTCGACTGAACCAGTTTACTGCGTAGAACAGATCAAAGGGCAAAATCGTCCAAAATAATATGACGTGTAGGTCCTGACCTGAAAATTGAGAAAAATGTCTGTTTGTGCCATTTTGTCTAGCCCCGAAGGAAAAGTGTGTCATTTAATCTAACAAAAAGAAAGATGTGCTATTTTATCAACGTACGAGGAAAGGTGTGCTATTTTATCAAATTGCTCAAAACTAAGGTACCTTTCCTGACTCACCACGGCGAAGATCGCAACCACCGACTATATGGTCGATGATTTCCTAGCCAGATCGAGGATTTCCTCCCTCCTTTTGCAGATCCCTGTCCCGGTCTCCCCTGCCTACTCCCTCCAAATTCTGCTCCATGGAGGCGAAGACGGAGAAGGAGAGGAGTCTCGAGAAGAAGACCAAGTCGGGGCTGTACAGGTGCAACTATCCgggggcgacggcggaggcggccgCGCTGTTCACCGACGACCTCATCCTCGAGATCCTCTCCCGCCTCCCTGCTAGATCCCTCCACCGCTTCAAGTGCGTCTCCCTGCCCTGGCGCGACCTCATCGCTGACCCTGCCAACCGCAAGAAGTTGCCCCAGACCCTTGCCGGCTTCCTCTACACGTCCTTCTGCGGCAGCGGGTATCGCCACCACTTCGCCAGCGTCTCCGGCGGCCCAGCTCCGTTTGACCCTTCCCTTCCTTACCTGCAACTTAACAAGTACAAGGACATGGCCCAGATGGACACTTGCAATGGTCTCGTTCTCTACCGCGGCTGCACCAAGAAGGCGGCCCCTTGGGATTGGGCAGAGGATGATTGCCGTTTTGTGGTGTGCAATCCCGCCATTGGTAAGTGGCTCGAGCTGCCCCCTAAGCCTTTGGCGCCGGCAATCAGATATAGCCATACTGCAGCTCTGGCTTTTGATCCGGCAGTTTCGTCGCATTTCCACGTTCTTCATTTTGAGGAGGACTATCTGGCAAATTATATGACAGGAGTGAGCATCTACTCGTCGCGGACAGGAGCCTGGAGTCGCCGGGATAGTGGGATGGTTGAGAAAGCGGCGCCGTTCTTCAGGTGTAAATGTGTCTTTGTCGGCGGTATGATGTATGTGATTGGCGAGCTGGAGGACATCAGCACCGGCAACGAGTATGTGGTGGTGGGGGTGGACGTGGAGGGGAAAGAGTGGAAGACTATCCGTGTGCCGTACTGTTCGAGATTTTGTATGATTGGATTGTCGCAGGGATGCTTACACTATGCTGTAGCTACCTATGAAAGCCTAGTTCCTGAGATAACACTTTGGTGCCTCAAGGATTGTAACAGTAAAGAATTCGTCCTGAAGCATACCGCCAGCATGGATATGCTTCTGAGCATGACTAGGATGAAGTACAGGGTTGTTGGGATTCATCCAGATTGTGACACCATTTTCTTGTTTTCATATGGAGGTGCTACCTTGGCAACGTACGATATGCGACATCAGAAAGTTGGTTGTATTCTTAATCTTGAGAACATGAACAGCACACAACGATTTCTACCCTATGTTCCTCTCTTCTCAGAGCCATTAGCAGATGCAGATGGGCAGTAGTTTCTTACTTTCAAAGTTCAGACAACCCTTGTGCAAGAATTGGCTCCTCTGTCGGCTGAAGTATTTGTCTATGTACATTGGAATCCGCTTGAATCATGCCACTCAATTGGCTGGTGCTCACACTCCTGCTTGCTTGATTTGCAATAGAAGTGCAGCAGAAGCAGATCGAACTATTCCAGAGATTTCAACCAAGTTTCTATTTCTAGAGCCGCTCGACTCTTGTGAAGGTACATGTGGTATGTGTGTACTAATATGCTAGCTTGCTTTCTTGGTGATCTAATTATTATGCCAAACATTTCATGTAACTAGTAGTACTAACGGTTAACCGTGTCCAAGCACAAACATAGCATGGCGTCTCTTTTGACAGTGGCAACTGGCAAGAAAAATGTAGTTGGTGCTTAGATTGATTCAGTTTGCTGCTCTGTATTGATCACGAGTCTTCCTgaatgtgtagcactcctgctcaTTGTATGTCGAATGGTTTTCATTTAGTTAGGACTTATTTTTACATCATGTATTTATATATTATTCGATATCACTGATTCGAGTAATATCCATCGTCCATACATACCACTCCCTGCTAGAATCATATATGCAGAGGGGTCCTGGACAAGATTTAATTACTTTTGCATGTGGAATGCGTGGGTGTAGGACTAATGCCAACTCTGCGATCCCATTGTTACTTATGTTGTTTTAGTCACATTTGATGATGCTTAGAGAGAGAAAAAAAGTTCTGCGTGTTTGTCGGATGTTGTTTTAGGCCTATGATTtgttatcactagtagaaaaccggGCTACAGTTCggccctggccagcccattagtcccggttcttcaagaaccgggaccaatggggggtattagacccggttcgtgagcccagggggccggccggggcctcgtgggcattggtcccggttcgtgtggtaccatttgtcccggttcgagccacgaaccgggaccaatggtcctctcTGCTGGCCCAcaatcattggtcccggtttgtggcttgaaccgggacagaaggtgtggctttagtcccggttcatgacacgaaccgggacaaataacttgcctacATATAACCACCGTCGCGGCAGAGCACTCCGCAGTGCTCTGTTTTTGTCAAGCCGGCGAGGGGAGgacatttgggtgctctagttcacctcctatgcacatgaggtgtttgatgaaatgcccgagccacactagttaagctttctcctctcgaaactcgacctccgagctccattttcaacgagatttgtctagatttagcggtccgtcacgccccgtccccgccccgtcttcaccgccgtcgatcgccagcgccgatctcgtcgccggcaccaccgtggtgagcctcttgttcttatcttctttctgaaagaaaaaaaattctgactttagatagatacttgtctaattttcttacttttattattccttgttattatatagtgcgatggttttggtatccgccctcgtcggccctcttcctgtctatgattcagatgtggtacatattatcttttcataactatttggttcatttattgtttatgacaattatgccaaccaatgtgacatagattttatttatctaggaggttgttgaaccggaaatttcaaccgaccctattgtcgagaggttaaatttagttgaagaagaaaataattacttgaaggaaaaaataagaaaaattaaggaggagaagatgatattggagttgcatgttgcggatgtcgtcgatgatcacaagatcaagatggatgcaatgcggttgaagattaaaaagattagaaaatatgccattcataccgaggcttggtatcattatgcagttggatcagttgttaccttggttgcggctatgatcgcatttgtttttgcattgaaatgttttacataatttgaATGTATGATTTAATTAGATGATctcgagagctatatgttgttcaatgagaactatgtatgtactttggttttaatgctcTAGAGAACTAAGTATGTACTTTTGTttgagagttcatttcaaatgcttttcaacttcatggtttTACAGCTTTAAATGgtacattttgaacacagaaaaataagggagttcaaataagttcaaaaaaaaattaaaatccctttgtaactagacgagtttccgtatgaaaccctgatacttcgaaggagattgtccgttttgtacacgaagtgcatccagtttttgttgtaagcctctctaatttcttgcagatggtatgtgggtgaaatgatgataccatgccaacttggaaccttttcagagttcaattcaaatgcttttcaatttcatggttttatagctcaaaataatcagtaaatgcatgaaaaataacaaatgaagttagaaagggttgtaaattgat from Triticum aestivum cultivar Chinese Spring chromosome 4A, IWGSC CS RefSeq v2.1, whole genome shotgun sequence harbors:
- the LOC123083504 gene encoding F-box protein At2g21930-like: MEAKTEKERSLEKKTKSGLYRCNYPGATAEAAALFTDDLILEILSRLPARSLHRFKCVSLPWRDLIADPANRKKLPQTLAGFLYTSFCGSGYRHHFASVSGGPAPFDPSLPYLQLNKYKDMAQMDTCNGLVLYRGCTKKAAPWDWAEDDCRFVVCNPAIGKWLELPPKPLAPAIRYSHTAALAFDPAVSSHFHVLHFEEDYLANYMTGVSIYSSRTGAWSRRDSGMVEKAAPFFRCKCVFVGGMMYVIGELEDISTGNEYVVVGVDVEGKEWKTIRVPYCSRFCMIGLSQGCLHYAVATYESLVPEITLWCLKDCNSKEFVLKHTASMDMLLSMTRMKYRVVGIHPDCDTIFLFSYGGATLATYDMRHQKVGCILNLENMNSTQRFLPYVPLFSEPLADADGQ